A DNA window from Euwallacea fornicatus isolate EFF26 chromosome 17, ASM4011564v1, whole genome shotgun sequence contains the following coding sequences:
- the LOC136344510 gene encoding protein IWS1 homolog A-like: protein MILHGRSRVLEVCLWVLAALTASSARSNDYGPEAGLDGYEHRNPPDYSQFFKKENDASIAASGKVATLHKPYAAYDAAFQEYLKIPAIPASYYEEPDEQQASSDTEALAPAPKRKQRIDPYEEIKQSVAAALHYNAASAASESKPQKTTSEEAVPPGPHYVSHKLPYYQYSDEDEAQSKDQAKTSAPPTKSKNKSKKKKAKASASTYQPYGIRYDREPYVPEGQAEQTKMEPVTFYGTKNVDYNTGKSSSTVAQRPSASVYQETVKLPSTTANPYSQYQFPPAVNYEALQSKYLQSIPTTPVPVKNIESGNLNEEPQPEVVPASSDNAPESTKNKNCRKIDGPENAENMNCFVCEDAVNKAKYTQCSYASSEEPVNQYAGSSIRYALPVQAPENFRIKRSPKKGRYSEDPYFDVAERNRKYFDDIEKEQEAEESERQKEFHYTPFDADEYESYSENESAELLKQPGACKKVEREGSTCTVCKDPKTGGNFEQCSYTSAPKEKKYAYVAEKKFDSEDDAPEETKVVTKETSDPEEEQKAASSIPVIQTVAAPDSFSSATKSKIVKDPFPELTAAGTTIDASSEEKDEGDADDDTEDDDESGESETKKKEKQAVDDYYYPSYGYGYEDLKKNKKLVDDDPYDVPEHFAASISKEKTADDESVDDGFDEYHYKLFPELSNEADESRNDEQTSSGGQKQDVEEVLAEFAKKDRTNCKKAQKNGMTCFLCVDHNNVQHEECMYIAESKPKPTHIAYHEVQRLKDPQGRLPIVAAGDLHEETRQVEVKQPADTLPLPSESSKRKKFFKKASTSLSPAASNAELIAAASDVVYKTVVPYEREKTRYVKETTKDSKAEGSAPDSERLEDESTKENNKEVQEPESPKEIEVGDEEGAYSHETEPVYSKLYGTVLPKYMVEKTDYEKDFDAASGFA, encoded by the exons ATGATTCTGCACGGGAGAAGTAGAGTTCTCGAG GTGTGTCTTTGGGTGCTAGCTGCACTCACTGCCTCTTCAGCCAGATCAAACGATTACGGTCCTGAGGCTGGATTAGATGGATACGAACATCGAAACCCCCCAGATTACAGTCAGTTcttcaaaaaggaaaacgATGCCAGCATAGCAGCTTCCGGGAAAGTTGCAACCCTGCACAAGCCTTACGCAGCCTACGACGCTGCTTTTCAGGAATACCTGAAAATCCCCGCAATCCCTGCAT CTTACTATGAGGAGCCCGACGAACAGCAAGCTTCCAGCGACACCGAAGCGCTGGCGCCTGCACCGAAGAGGAAGCAGAGGATTGATCCCTACGAAGAAATAAAGCAGTCAGTGGCTGCAGCGCTCCACTACAACGCAGCCTCTGCAGCCTCTGAGAGTAAACCACAAAAAACGACCTCAGAGGAAGCGGTTCCGCCGGGACCGCACTACGTCAGCCACAAGCTTCCTTACTATCAGTACTCTGACGAGGATGAAGCTCAGAGCAAGGATCAGGCTAAGACTTCGGCCCCTCCCACGAAAAGCAAGAACAAGAGCAAGAAAAAGAAAGCTAAG GCCTCTGCGTCGACTTATCAGCCCTACGGAATTCGCTACGACCGCGAGCCCTACGTCCCAGAAGGACAAGCTGAGCAGACCAAAATGGAGCCGGTGACCTTCTACGGGACTAAAAACGTGGATTACAACACCGGAAAGTCGTCTTCGACTGTTGCGCAACGCCCATCCGCCAGCGTCTATCAGGAGACCGTGAAGCTGCCCTCCACCACTGCGAATCCCTACTCGCAGTACCAATTCCCCCCTGCGGTCAACTACGAAGCCCTGCAGTCCAAATACCTGCAATCCATTCCCACCACCCCCGTCCCAGTGAAGAACATCGAAAGTGGTAACTTAAACGAGGAGCCTCAACCCGAAGTCGTTCCTGCGTCCTCAGATAACGCACCTGAGAGtactaaaaacaaaa ACTGTAGGAAAATCGACGGGCCGGAAAACGCTGAAAATATGAACTGCTTTGTTTGCGAGGACGCAGTGAACAAAGCCAAATATACTCAGTGCTCCTACGCATCCAGCGAAGAACCTGTGAACCAATACGCGGGAAGTTCGATCAGATACGCCCTCCCCGTGCAAGCCCCTGAGAATTTCAGGATTAAGAGAAGCCCCAAAAAGGGCCGTTACAGCGAAGACCCTTATTTCGATGTGGCCGAAAGAAACCGAAAGTACTTCGATGACATAGAGAAGGAGCAGGAAGCTGAGGAGTCTGAGAGACAGAAAGAGTTTCACTACACTCCTTTCGACGCCGACGAGTATGAGAGTTACTCAGAGAATGAAAGCGCTGAGTTGCTCAAGCAGCCCGGCGCCTGCAAGAAGGTGGAGCGTGAAGGCTCCACTTGCACTGTATGCAAAGACCCCAAAACTGGAGGTAATTTTGAGCAATGCTCATACACTTCGGCGCCAAAGGAGAAGAAGTACGCCTATGTAGCCGAAAAGAAGTTCGACAGCGAAGATGATGCTCCTGAGGAGACCAAAGTAGTCACCAAGGAGACCTCAGACCCGGAAGAAGAGCAGAAAGCTGCGTCATCCATTCCGGTCATCCAAACTGTTGCGGCTCCAGATTCATTCAGTTCAGCTACCAAAAGCAAAATTGTAAAGGATCCATTTCCTGAACTGACCGCTGCTGGAACCACCATTGACGCCTCTTCCGAGGAGAAAGATGAAGGAGATGCGGATGATGATACCGAAGACGATGACGAATCGGGTGAGTCCGAAACGAAGAAGAAGGAGAAGCAAGCTGTCGATGATTACTACTACCCGTCCTATGGTTACGGTTACGAAGACCTGAAGAAGAATAAGAAGCTGGTAGATGATGATCCTTATGATGTACCTGAGCACTTCGCTGCGAGCATCAGCAAAGAAAAGACCGCGGATGATGAATCCGTAGATGACGGTTTTGATGAATACCACTACAAGTTGTTCCCTGAGCTGAGCAATGAGGCTGACGAGTCTAGGAATGACGAACAAACCAGCAGTGGGGGACAGAAACAAGACGTTGAGGAA GTTTTAGCAGAGTTTGCTAAAAAGGACCGCACAAACTGCAAGAAAGCCCAAAAGAACGGTATGACCTGTTTCCTCTGTGTAGACCACAATAACGTGCAACACGAAGAATGCATGTACATCGCGGAAAGCAAACCCAAGCCCACTCATATAGCATACCATGAAGTGCAAAGGCTGAAGGACCCTCAAGGGCGCCTACCCATTGTAGCGGCCGGGGATCTTCACGAAGAAACCAGGCAAGTGGAGGTCAAGCAGCCTGCCGACACACTTCCGTTACCTTCGGAAAGCTCCAAGAGAAAGAAGTTCTTTAAGAAGGCGAGCACCTCATTGTCCCCAGCAGCATCCAATGCAGAGCTCATAGCTGCCGCTTCAGATGTTGTGTATAAAACTGTGGTCCCGTACGAAAGAGAGAAAACCAG ATATGTGAAAGAAACCACAAAGGACTCAAAAGCAGAAGGAAGTGCACCTGATTCCGAGAGATTAGAAGACGAGTCGACAAAAGAGAACAACAAAGAGGTACAAGAACCAGAGTCGCCCAAAGAAATTGAAGTTGGTGATGAGGAGGGAGCCTACAGCCACGAAACTGAACCTGTATATAGCAAATTGTACGGTACAGTGCTGCCCAAATACATGGTAGAAAAGACGGACTATGAGAAAGATTTCGACGCCGCTTCCGGTTTTGCTTAA
- the LOC136344503 gene encoding CWF19-like protein 2 homolog: protein MGKHSKKPKKHKSNKNKRSHKRESSSEDEWVEAESIQKLKDESSDSSEEIIKKRKSQKSSTSLSSDSEDQQDRRQNSSLITEKNLENARNQRDDWMSLSTKFSSFSNDDFRKRKEDERKRQKELEKYDPKKSSRELNRYWRDGGDGLPKFQKCKDEDPRSFDQNKFNKHTSFSSSLHVSRWRKSVPDDKASKSVNKDCEQITDPLPSTSKEEKYSTSCQPETHAPITPKDLNLLAGKLLKAEIMGNQKLILELKEKLENARKTLNEGEVQEEKVLLTQTTRQGLSKPLELERPRDLEREKRRKHASETHSDQKRVRYFADDDKYSLQKMFENEKFSSGNQQDESFMKIASKLRKNDDLDDFFADSARRTKSDSKIAEETRNKTINEYKKVSTSLDNCSRCIQSGGMQKHLIVSLGEYVYLSVPSHEPLLTGHCLIVPVRHVASVTQLDENEWTEILDFRKALVKLFEAKEQQPIFFEIAVGFHRYPHMVLECVPMNKGDAALAPMFFKKAIDESETEWSQNKKLVSLKGRDVRKVVPKELSYFSVSFGMNEGFAHVIEDEKLFPKNFAQEIIGGILDLDHSLWRKPVRESFDVQSKRVLSFSREWKKYDPTVKN from the exons GGGAAGCACAGTaagaaaccaaaaaaacataaaagcaataaaaataaacgatcACACAAACGCGAAAGCTCTTCAGAAGATGAGTGGGTTGAAGCTGAATCTATACAAAAGTTGAAAGATGAGTCTTCAGATTCATCAGAAGAAATTATTAAGAAgagaaaaagtcaaaaatctAGTACCAGTCTTTCAAGCGATAGTGAGGATCAGCAAGATAGAAGACAAAATTCGTCTCTAATTACagagaaaaatttagaaaatgcaCGAAATCAACGGGACGATTGGATGAGCTTGTCTACTAAATTTAGCTCTTTTTCCAATGACGATTTCAGAAAGAGGAAAGAAGATGAAAGGAAACGACAGAAAGAGCTGGAAAAATATGATCCGAAAAAAAGTTCCAGAGAATTAAATAGGTATTGGCGAGATGGTGGTGATGGTTTGCCCaagttccaaaaatgcaaGGATGAGGATCCTAGAAGTTTTGACCAGAATAA GTTTAACAAACATACcagtttttcttcttcattacATGTAAGTCGATGGAGAAAGTCTGTGCCAGATGACAAGGCCTCCAAATCTGTAAATAAAGATTGTGAACAGATTACGGATCCCCTTCCATCTACttcaaaagaggaaaaatattcaacaagcTGCCAACCTGAAACACATGCTCCAATAACACCAAAAGATTTAAATCTGCTTGCAGGCAAACTTCTAAAGGCCGAAATTATGGGAAACCAGAAGCTTATACTGGAATTAAAAGAGAAACTTGAGAATGCAAGAAAAACTCTTAATGAAGGGGAAGTCCAGGAAGAGAAAGTTTTACTTACTCAAACTACTCGACAAGGACTTTCCAAGCCGCTAGAATTAGAACGCCCTAGGGATTTGGAACGAGAAAAGCGTCGCAAGCATGCATCTGAAACTCACTCCGATCAAAAACGAGTTAGGTACTTCGCAGACGATGACAAATATTCTCTGCAAAAGATGTTCGAAAACGAGAAATTTAGTTCAGGTAACCAACAGGACGAATCATTCATGAAAATCGCCTCTAAATTGCGCAAGAATGACGACTTGGATGATTTCTTCGCGGACAGTGCCAGAAGGACAAAATCCGACTCAAAGATTGCAGAAGAAACtcgaaataaaacaattaacgagtataaaaaagtttctacaAGTTTGGATAATTGTTCGCGATGCATTCAGTCCGGCGGCATGCAGAAACATTTGATCGTGTCTCTGGGAGAATATGTGTATCTCAGCGTTCCATCTCACGAACCTCTTTTGACAGGGCATTGCCTTATAGTTCCCGTACGGCATGTGGCGTCAGTTACGCAGCTGGATGAGAATGAGTGGACCGAGATTTTGGATTTTCGCAAAGCATTGGTCAAGTTATTTGAAGCCAAAGAGCAGCAGCcgattttttttgagattgCTGTCGGCTTTCATAG atatcCTCATATGGTCCTGGAATGTGTGCCTATGAACAAAGGAGATGCTGCACTGGCACCAATGTTCTTCAAGAAAGCTATCGATGAATCAGAAACCGAATGGTCCCAGAACAAAAAACTCGTGTCCCTGAAAGGACGAGATGTGCGAAAAGTGGTGCCTAAAGAACTCTCTTATTTCTCTGTTAGTTTCGGCATGAATGAGGGATTCGCTCACGTCATAGAAGACGAGAAGTTGTTCCCGAAGAATTTTGCTCAAGAAATCATTGGTGGGATTTTAGATTTGGATCATAGTTTGTGGCGAAAGCCCGTGCGAGAGTCCTTTGACGTTCAAAGTAAACGAGTGCTGAGTTTCTCACGCGAATGGAAAAAATACGATCCTaccgttaaaaattga
- the LOC136344508 gene encoding endoplasmic reticulum-Golgi intermediate compartment protein 2: MENEKVSIPRYRGSRLNKVKKMDIFPKIEDPYKMTSSVGGTFSIITFIIIGWLLYSEISYYFNSKFVFKFSPDVELEEKLKINIDMTVAMPCGLVGTDVLDSTNQNTFKFGQLEEEDTWFELSDNQKVHFENKKHFNSYLREEYHAVKDLLWKSSFSTHFGEMPPRDHTPDRPYDGCRIYGSLVLNKVAGNFHITAGKSISLPRGHIHISAFISDTDYNFTHRINRLSFGDSSPGIVHPLEGDELIIPNSMTVVNYFIEVVPTTVKTFLNTISTYQYSVKELTRPINHDKGSHGIPGIYFKYDMSALRVTVSQERDHLGMFLARLCAIVGGVYVCSGIVNNIVQLVINFVTCNWSRKNQNGELKQQTFQNCVTTEAPK, encoded by the exons ATGGAAAACGAGAAAGTTTCTATTCCGAGATACAGAGGCTCCCGACtgaataaagttaaaaaaatggatatatttcctaaaattgaGGACCCATACAAAATGACTTCTTCTGTAGGTGGCACTT TTTCAATTATCACTTTCATCATAATTGGTTGGTTGCTGTATTCAGAAATCAGTTACTACTTCAACAGCAAGTTTGTTTTCAAGTTTTCCCCAGATGTGGAACTGGAAgagaagttgaaaattaatattgatatgACAGTGGCCATGCCCTGCGGAC TTGTCGGTACTGACGTACTGGACTCTACAAACCAAAACACTTTTAAATTCGGTCAACTCGAGGAAGAAGACACTTGGTTCGAACTCTCTGATAACCAAAAAGtccattttgaaaacaaaaagcaCTTCAATTCTTATCTGAGAGAAGAATACCACGCTGTTAAG GATCTGTTATGGAAAAGCAGCTTCTCCACTCACTTCGGAGAGATGCCTCCCCGAGATCACACTCCTGATCGCCCCTATGACGGTTGTCGTATTTATGGAAgccttgttttaaataaagtagCGGGAAACTTCCACATAACCGCGGGCAAAAGCATAAGCCTGCCTCGTGGACATATCCATATTAGCGCCTTTATTTCAGATACAGACTACAACTTCACTCATAGAATTAATAGGCTCAGCTTTGGAGACTCCAGTCCTGGGATTGTGCACCCTTTGGAGG GTGACGAGTTAATTATACCTAACTCAATGACAGTAGTAAACTACTTTATTGAGGTGGTACCTACGACAGTGAAAACTTTCCTCAACACCATCAGTACTTATCAGTACAGCGTCAAAGAGCTAACTAGGCCTATCAATCACGATAAAGGAAGCCACGGCATTCCAggaatatatttcaaatacgACATGTCTGCACTGCGAGTGACGGTCAGCCAGGAACGGGACCATTTAGGGATGTTTTTGGCGAGATTGTGCGCAATTGTAGGTGGAGTGTATGTGTGCTCAGGGATTGTGAACAATATAGTGCagttagttattaattttgtgacttgtAACTGGAGTCGGAAGAATCAAAATGGGGAACTAAAGCAGCAAACGTTTCAGAATTGCGTTACAACTGAAGCGCCCAAATAg